CTGAAGCCTCTCGGCCCCTCGGCACCCCGATCCACCCTCATTCTGGCACTGGGCGGCGCCCTTGGCCTCATGAGTGGACTTTTTGGAATCGCGCTCGCCAGTTCGCTCGATCGGCGCGTGCGCAATGCCGCAACCCTGACGCGGGAAACCGGGTTGCCCTGTCTCGCCGTCGTGCCCGCAATCGCCGACAGGTCCGGTGTCTTTCGACGCAACGCGATGGAAGTGGACCCCATCGCGGCCTTCGAGCCCGGCAGCCGCTTCGCAAGCGCGATATCCAACCTGCGCATGTCCATCAAGATGTCAGCGATGCTGCCAACGAGCAGCGAGAACCACACCATCGCGCTGGTGTCATGGGCCCCGGATACGGGCTGCAGCCTGCTCTGCCTGACTCTGGCGGAACTCACTCGAAGGCTGGGCAAGCCGGTCACCGTGGTCGACGCGGATGTGCAGGGTGCCCATCTGAGCCCGTCCTGGGGCGATACGCATGGCGGCAGTTCGCTGGTCGGTGTGCTCGCCAGCCATACGCCGCTCCATGCCATCCAGTTCCAGAACCGCGATGGCGTGGCCGTCCTGCCGGCGCTGACGCCCGACGATCGGCCAGATGCCTCCGTCGATTTCGGCGACCGGAGCGTTGGCCACTTGCTGGACCAACTCCGCGCACGCGGCGATGTGCTCCTCGCATTGCCGCCGGTGGCCGATACCGCCGATGCCGCAGCCCTGGCGCGGCATGCCGATGCGGTGATCATCGTCGTCGCGGCCGGACGGACGACCATCGACGAGGTCAAGGACGCGGCACGCGCCCTGCGCAGCGTTGGCGCCCATGTGATCGGCGCCGTCATCAACGGCGCACAGACACGCTCATGAGCGCGCTCGCGTCGCGCTTTAGCCCCCTCGAATAGTCGGATTTCTTGTGCGCATCCTGCACCTTCTCAACCACACCCGTCGCCTCAACGGCCACGTCCACGCGGCGGTCGACCTCGCCTGCGCCCAGAGCGCACTCGGCCATGATGTGATGATCGCCAGCGAAGGCGGTGACTTTGACGACCTGCTGGCGCGCAAGGGGATCGAGACGTCCGTCATTTCGCACCAGCGCAAACCGCTGGCCGTGGCACGATCGCTCAACGCCGCGCGCCGGCTCGTAAGGTCCTGGCGCGCTGATCTGGTCCACGCGCACATGATGACGAGCGCGGTCCTGGCCTGGCCGGCCTGCAAGCTGGCCGGCATTCCTCTCGTGACCACCGTCCACAACGAGTTCGAGCGCAGCGCCATCCTGATGGGGCTTGGCACGCGGGTGATCGCGGTCAGCGAGGCGGTCAGTCAATCCATGCAGAAGCGCGGAATTTCAGCAGCGCGGCTGCGCGTCGTGCTGAACGGCACCATTGGCTCGGCGCGGTTTGAGGGCCGCAGCCGTGTGCCGCAAGAGCTCGCCTCCCCGTCCATCCTGTTCGTCGGCGGGCAGCATCCGCGCAAAGGCCTCCCGGATCTGTTCGAAGCCTTTGCGATCGTGCATGCACGCCATCCCGCGGCCCGGCTCTATATCGTCGGCGAAGGACCCTATCTCGACGCCTATCGCGAGATGGTCAGCAAGATGGACTGTGCTGATGCCGTGACATTTGCCGGCGCACAGGAAGACCCGTTCCAATGGATGGCAGGCGCCGACATCTTCGTTCTACCCTCGCACGCCGATCCGGCACCGCTCGTTCTGTCGGAAGCGCGTGAGGCCGGTTGCGCGGTGATCGGCACGACAGTCGACGGCATTCCGCAACTGCTTGAACAGGGCGAAGCGGGAATATTGGTGCCGGCCAAGGATCCGGCACGGCTCGCAGACGCCCTGATCGACCTTGTTGCCAAGCCGGCACATCTTCAACTCTGGCGGGACAGGAGCCAGACCAATATCGGCCATTTGACGATCGAGCGCGTCGCTCGTGAGACGCTGGACGTCTACGCATCGGCCCTCACCAAGGGCCGATGAGGCGCTCGCGTCAGGGGCGATCGCTGACGCTGGAGCGTGATTCAATCCGCGGCCCGGCCGAAACCGGCTCGCGCGCGAAGGGCAGCCTGCACAACCCGAGTGTGACATCCTTTGCCAGCATCGCATTGTCGAGATCGCTGGCTTGCTCGCCCCGATAGGTGCCAAGACGCACCAGCCGGTTGAGGGCTGCCCGCCGCTCGGCAAAGGTCGGGGCACGATAGAGCCGCGTGCGTAGCGCGTAGATATCGCTCACCCGGCGCCAGTGCGCCGCCGCCGCAAGTGCCCTGTCGGTCAACGGCCCATTCGGGCGCTCGAGCGCCAGGGTCGTCATAAGATGTGACCGCAACAGCGCCGCGGCCCGGCGCCCTTCCAGAAGCTCGCCGGCCCGCACCGCATTGCCGCGCGCCCGCTGCCAGATCGCCGGGAGCCTGGGCCCGGCAGCATTGGTGTCATGGCGCCTGTGGCGCACCAATGGCTGTGACAGCGTCACGACTTGGCCCAAGCTCTGGGCCAGGAAGTAGATCCAGAGATCATGGCCCAGCTGAACGCCTGCATCCCGGATATCGGGGCCCCGCCACTTGCTGTCGATCCACGACAAGATCTCGCGCCGGAACACCATGGTCATGCCGAGAAACCCCTCCCAGGCCGGCAGCGTCAGGGGCTCAAAAGTCCTGGAGCGGTCGATCCCCTGGGCGAAATAGCCGACATATTGGGACGCCGGGTCGATCAAGGTCGCGGTGTGGGCGCAGAGCACGGCATTCTCGCGCTGCATGGCCGCAACACAGCGTTCCAGCTTTTCCGGGTGCCAGTCGTCGTCCTGATCGCAGAAGGCAATGAACTCCCCTTCGCAAAGCGTCGTGCCGCTCAGGAAATTCTCGCCATAGCCGACCCGCTCCGTGTTGAGCCTGATCCTGACCGGAAAATGGGCGCGCTCTGCAAAATTTGAGACAAGACGCAGGGTGCCATCCGTCGAACCATCATCCGTAACCCAGAGCTCGGCCGGCGCAACAGTCTGACGGCGAATGCTCTCAAGCTGGGCCTCGATGAATCGTGCACCATTGTAGGTCGCCAGGAGCACTGAAATCTTAGCCATCGTGGATCCTCTTACGCATACGACTTGTCATATTTGATGCTAGTCGACCATCTTCAGAATGGTCGAACGATGATCGCGTTCCAATTGCTTCTCGACCTCTCCCTGTGGAGCGGATTACTGGATTTGAATTGCCATCCGCGACGCCCGGCCCGGCGGTGGCGATCGCAACGGTGCAGCTGGTGAAAACCCCACCCGAACGGATCGCGCAACATGATGGGATGGTCCGTGTTCGGCGATATCTCCATGTCTCAACAGGCGCTCGACCAGGTCGATGCCATTCCAAAGGAGCCGCCGCGCATTTTATACAGCAAGCATCATGCCAGATGGCATTTGGCTGACTGCCTCCACTGCCCCGTCGGGGCACGACAGCTGCGTCACATGGGCAGAGAGACAACCGGATCAGCCTTGTCTTCTTCAATCAACATCACGTCTCTGTGAAGATCGACACGACTGTTCGCGCGTGAACTGCCGACGCGACAGCCGGTCCTGGCAACTCACCATGGCTCTTACACGGAGCCATGATTTCATGCGGACATGACGACTCAAAAACCTTACGGGCTACGTAAGGTCAGGGGCCGCGCATCAGGATTGCTGCACCGCGTCCACGCCTGACCGTGCAGCGAATGCTTTGCCGACCAAGATGACACGTCAATGACCGCTCGATTTTCGGGCACGACTGGCATCGCGTTGACCATTTTTGAGCCAACGCACTATTTGCAACCCCTGCGACGAACAAACTTTGTGCACCGCATCAAAGGCCGCTTGATGCAGTGCAAATCCGTGGTTAACACTAGGTAAACCGGCTCTGCGAGGACCTGCGTTCCATGTCTAAGTCGCTGCCTAACCATGATATCGCGCTTGCCTTCC
This region of Phreatobacter aquaticus genomic DNA includes:
- a CDS encoding glycosyltransferase, giving the protein MAKISVLLATYNGARFIEAQLESIRRQTVAPAELWVTDDGSTDGTLRLVSNFAERAHFPVRIRLNTERVGYGENFLSGTTLCEGEFIAFCDQDDDWHPEKLERCVAAMQRENAVLCAHTATLIDPASQYVGYFAQGIDRSRTFEPLTLPAWEGFLGMTMVFRREILSWIDSKWRGPDIRDAGVQLGHDLWIYFLAQSLGQVVTLSQPLVRHRRHDTNAAGPRLPAIWQRARGNAVRAGELLEGRRAAALLRSHLMTTLALERPNGPLTDRALAAAAHWRRVSDIYALRTRLYRAPTFAERRAALNRLVRLGTYRGEQASDLDNAMLAKDVTLGLCRLPFAREPVSAGPRIESRSSVSDRP
- a CDS encoding glycosyltransferase family 4 protein, whose amino-acid sequence is MRILHLLNHTRRLNGHVHAAVDLACAQSALGHDVMIASEGGDFDDLLARKGIETSVISHQRKPLAVARSLNAARRLVRSWRADLVHAHMMTSAVLAWPACKLAGIPLVTTVHNEFERSAILMGLGTRVIAVSEAVSQSMQKRGISAARLRVVLNGTIGSARFEGRSRVPQELASPSILFVGGQHPRKGLPDLFEAFAIVHARHPAARLYIVGEGPYLDAYREMVSKMDCADAVTFAGAQEDPFQWMAGADIFVLPSHADPAPLVLSEAREAGCAVIGTTVDGIPQLLEQGEAGILVPAKDPARLADALIDLVAKPAHLQLWRDRSQTNIGHLTIERVARETLDVYASALTKGR
- a CDS encoding Wzz/FepE/Etk N-terminal domain-containing protein, encoding MRGSDSRSIRLWPIPDAQEDAPDDGPIALLRSVLEAVGLHKWKLALWTALCLAIAFAYVSATPSTYTATSTILLEPRRQIAASGRETAPTPSLDLNRADSELQVIRSERLLTQVFDSLDLANQAELKPRPPGFVRRVIGTVRAFLSDPLGTIETMRRPTGAPTDTRAATAASADRQSAFAAFAQRFSARRVGQSYVVEMSYSSSDPDLAARVANAAASAYLLQSVAFKADAARSGVEFVQGRVDALGAQARAAAAAVKAGTLPDVPIPDADARVIGAALKPLGPSAPRSTLILALGGALGLMSGLFGIALASSLDRRVRNAATLTRETGLPCLAVVPAIADRSGVFRRNAMEVDPIAAFEPGSRFASAISNLRMSIKMSAMLPTSSENHTIALVSWAPDTGCSLLCLTLAELTRRLGKPVTVVDADVQGAHLSPSWGDTHGGSSLVGVLASHTPLHAIQFQNRDGVAVLPALTPDDRPDASVDFGDRSVGHLLDQLRARGDVLLALPPVADTADAAALARHADAVIIVVAAGRTTIDEVKDAARALRSVGAHVIGAVINGAQTRS